AAAACAGTCACATGGTATAAAGCTTATTATGAAAGCCAGACTCTTAACACATCATCTGATTTAGAAAAATATGTAGAAGATGCAAAAAATAAAAACCTTGAATGGGCAATATAATGAAGATTGTAGATACTCCAATAGAGGGATTAAAAATATTAGAACCCAGAGTATTTGAAGATACTCGAGGCAAGTTTGTTAAAACTTTTAATCAAGACTTTTTTAAACAAAATGGATTGGATTTAGAGTTCAAAGAGACGTATTTCTCTATTTCCCATAAAGATGTCATAAGAGGAATGCATTTTCAAACTCCTCCGTATGACCATGTAAAAGTGGTTTATGTCCCTTATGGAAAAATTTTGGATGTGGTTTTAGATATTCGAAAAGAGTCAAAAACCTATGGTGAGTATTTCAGTACAGAGCTCTCCTGTGAAAATGCAAAAGTGTTGATTATCCCAAAAGGATTAGCACACGGATTTAAATCTTTAGAAGATAACACCAATGTAACCTATATGCAAACAACAGGGTATGCTCCAAATAACGATGAAGGTATACTTTATGACTCTTTTGGTTTTGATTGGGAGTGTGAGAATCCACAATGTTCGCAACGTGATTTGGCTTTTAAATCATTTGGCGAGTTTGAAACCCCTTTTAGTAAAGGTCAAATGTGAAAATTCTAGTTACAGGAGCTACTGGTTTCATTGGTCAAAACTTGATTGATGCATTGGTTGATTTAGACCATGAAGTTCACTGTATTGTAAGAGCAAACAGTGATGTGTCGGTATTGAACAGTTCTGTTAAAATTTATCGACACAGTGGAGAAATAGAGTGTTTACAAAACTATTTTAAACAAGAGCATTTTACAGGAGTGATACATTTAGCATCACTCTTTTTAGCCGTCCATCAAGATAAAGATATTGAGAATTTGGTTGATTCAAATATTACATTTGGTGTAAAGCTTTTAGAAGCATCTGTGAAGTCCAATGTTCAATGGTTTATTAATACCGGTACATTTTGGCAACATTTTGAAAACCAAACATATAATCCCGTAAATTTATATGCTGCTTCAAAAGAGGCTTTTGAGGTGATGGCAAAATATTATAGCCAAACCAGCAACATGATTTTTACAACCATTAAGCTCAATGATACTTTTGGACCCAATGACACTCGTAACAAAGTCTTTAACTTGTGGGCAAAAATTGCAAAAACGGGTGAACTCTTAGAGATGTCTGAAGGTGAACAAATTATTGATATTTCGTATATAGAGGATGTTGTAAGAGCTTATTTACTTTTAATTGAACATCTTATGTCAGATAATCAAAAGAGTTTTAATGAACGTTCATTTGTAGTCACGAACAGTGAGAAGATGACATTAAAAGAGTTGTCTTTAATTTTTGAAGAAGCGACAAACAGTAAACTTCAGATTAAATGGGGTGGAAGACCTTACCGAGACAGAGAGGTGATGCAACCTTTTAATAAGGGTGAAGTGGTTCCAACATGGAAACCACAATTTGATTTAAAAACAGCAATACAAAAAACAGTAGGAGAAAATATTTTATGACAAAAGCTGAAGAACTCAAACAAGATATACTGAATAAAACAAAAGAGTATTATGAATTAGTTCACAAAACAAAACAGAATGAAACTTTTGTTGAAGGAACTTCAAGAGTTAATTATGCAGGAAGAGTGTTTGATGAGAAAGAGATGTGTAATCTTGTTGACAGTTCACTTGATTTTTGGCTTACATATGGAGACTATTCTAAAAAGTTTGAAAAAAAGCTGAGTGAATACTTGAATGTTCGTTGGTCTTTTTTAGTCAATTCAGGAAGCAGTGCAAATCTATTGGCTTTTTATACATTGACTTCACCTTTATTGGAAGACAGACAGATTAAAAGAGGTGATGAGGTGATTACTGTTGCAGCTGGATTCCCTACAACAGTAGCCCCAATAGTTCAATATGGGGCTGTTCCTGTTTTTGTTGATATGGAATTGGATTATTTTAATATTGATACCAATGAATTGGAAAAAGCACTCTCATCAAAAACAAAAGCTGTAATGATTGCACATACCTTAGGAAACCCTTTTAATATTGAAGCAGTAAAATCTTTTTGTGATAAACACAACTTATGGTTAATAGAAGATAACTGTGATGCGTTGGGCTCAATGTACAAAGGCAGACCTACTGGGACATGGGGTGATATTGGTACAAGCTCTTTTTACCCACCGCACCATATGACTATGGGTGAGGGTGGAGCAACCTATACAGATAATCCATTGCTTAAAAAAATTATGCTCAGTTTACGTGATTGGGGAAGAGATTGTTGGTGTGAAAGTGGTGTTGATAATACGTGTGGAAAACGGTTTACACAACAATTTGGAAGTTTACCAAAAGGGTATGACCACAAATATGTCTATTCACATTTTGGATTTAATTTAAAAGTTTCTGATATGCAAGCCGCAGTTGGTGTTGCACAACTTGAGAAATTCCCTTCCTTTGTAGAAAAAAGAAAAGTAAACTATAAAAAGCTGTATGATGGGCTAAAAGAAATTGAATCTATTAAATTGGTTGAAGCGCAACCTGAATCAGATCCAAGCTGGTTTGGATTTATGATTACATTAAATGACAATGCAAGCTGTACACGCAATGAAGTTGTTGAGTTCTTAGAGAGCAATAACATACAAACACGAAACTTATTTGCAGGTAATATGTTGCGTCATCCAATGTTTGATACCATGAAAGAAAATGTTGATTACAAAGTGGTGGGTGATTTAACTAATACAGATAAAATCATGAATGACAGTTTTTGGATTGGTGTTTATCCAGGAATGAGTGAAGAAGCTATTAATTACATGATTAAAAAAATTAAAGAGGCTATAAACTGATGAAAAAAGAAAAAAGAGTCTATATCGTTGGAAGCTTAAGAGGTTCGAGTCGAGCTCGAATTTTGCTTGATTATATTGCTTCATCACCACAATACTCTTTTTTCTATGAAGATTCTCACTACTTTAAAGTAATGGGAAAAAATCTTCTTAAAAAGGCACTTTTTTTGCCATTACGTTTAATGCATACATTAAATCGTTTTTGGCATCTTGTGATGTCCGATATCGTATATATTTTACCAATGGGAAAAATCTCTTTATTCGAAATTCAATTTGCACATAAATGTAATAAAAAAATTGTTTATGAGTTCTATATTTCACAATATGACACCTATGTCAATGACAAACAAAGAGTGAATGAAAAGAGTCCAAAAGCAAAACAACTTTTAAAAATGGATCAATATCTTGTAGATTACAGCACGGATATTATTTTTTTAAATAAATCAGAACAAGCTTATTATTCAGAAGTGATAAACAGAAAAGAAATAACTGCACAAACCTATACAATTCCCTTAGTAACAGAGACAAAAGAGAAAGCAAGTTTACCTTTTGTTCATGAACAAACAAAGAAAGTAACATTATGTTGGTGGGGAAGTTATATTCCTTTACATGGATTAAGTAAAATAATTGAAGCAGCACACTTTCTTAAGAAAGAAAATGTTAACTTCGAACTCTTTTTATTTGGAACAAGTGATAAAAAAGCAGAATCTTACCAAAAAATGATTGATGAGCTTGAATTAAATCAGCATGTATTTATAGATAACAACAAGAGTTTCTCTGATAAGTCGCTTGAACGATTTTTATTGCAACGATGCGATATTGCTTTTGGTAATTTTGGTGACAGTAAGAAAGCAAAAGTAGTCATGGTAAATAAAGCAGTTGAAGCTGTTTCTATGAATATTCCGGTTGTTTCTCAACCCACGCAAGCACTTGTTGAGTTCTTCACAGATAAAAAAGATATCTATTTTTGTGGCTCAAACCCTAAAGAGATTGCAGATGTAATCATAGAAGCTATTGCAGATAAACAAAAGTTATTAGAGTGTTCAAGCAGTGCCTATGAACTCTTTAAACAAAACTTTTCAAAAGAAGCCTATATTAAGATTGTAGCTACTATATTAAAATAGTTTTATTTAATCAGTGTTGGAATTTGTTTGTTTTCTTCATCAAAAGAGAGTTTAAGTATCCCTGAAAGTCCAGATATATCTGAATCACATACAAAATAATCCTCTTTTTTGTTAAAGTGATTATAAGCTTCTTTATAACCTAAAAGATGACTGACCACATTTCCCATTTGATAGTGTGAAATATAAGGAAACTCTGAAAACTTCTTTTTAATACTTTTTGCATTGTTAATACCATAGACAAAAAATGGTACTTGATAAATGGCATCATAATCCAATCGTCCATGACCATTTCTATTTGGGTCTCCCACATTGGATGCATGGTCAGAAGTGAATATAAAATAGGTAGGACGATCTGTTTTATCTTCTATTTTTTTAATCAATTGTGAAAGAATATAATCGGTGTAATGAATGGAGTTTTGATAATCGATTGTATTTTGAAGAACACTTTCTTCATTGTTCTGTTTTGTAAAGAGTTCAAACTCTTTTGGAAAGGTATCTATAAATGGTGTATGAGAAGCACGCTGTTGTAAAGCTAGGAAAGTGGGTTTACTAAAATCAATGGTATCAATTTGATCAATTAAAAATTGATCCAATGCAGGAGTATCTATACTGTGAGTGACCGTTGTACCATCTTTATAATTATCAATCCATTTTGTGCACATATAACTTTTCAGTTGAGCTAATTGATCTTGTGCTTGTGAACTGTAAAAATAGGTTTGAAAACCATTGTTTTTTGCCATTTTGAAAAGGCAAGTGTTGGTTGAAATGATTTGAGGAACACCATCAGGTCTTTTAATAATGTTAAAAAAACTTGGTACCGCAACATCAGTTACAACTCCAGATGCAATTCCTTGTTTATAAATAAAATGTTCATTATCTTTTAAAGAGTCAAGAAAGGGTGTAGTTTTTACGTTGTATCCATATAATGACATAAAGTTCCGATTTAACGATTCTCCCATAATCATTACAACATTAATATTAGGCGTTTTAACTAAAAGTTCAGGAGTAGGCGTAATAGGTTGTTCTAAACCACTGTGTCCAGAAATTTTTTTAGGTAAGATATTTCCAAAGAGGTATCCTAAATTTACGATACTGTTTTTAATAGGATAATACTCTACATTTGGACGGTGACCCTTTTTGGAGTCTTTTACATAGACTCTTAATGGTACAAATATAATAAATGCAATCAGAAAAAGAGATAAAAACTTGACTTTTAAACGATTGTCATCATGTCTTTTTTTCAATAAAAAATGAATAGATAGAATTAATAAAATAAACAGTACTGTTGGAACAATTGCTATAGTAAGAACGGTTCTAAAAGTGTCATATGTTTCTTGAAATTTTGTAAAGAACAGATAGTATTCTAATGGAAAAATCCATGTTCCAAAATAGGCAAAGTGGGCTAATTGAAACCAGACTAAAAGAGCAAGTATAAAATATACAATCAAAACAGCACGTCGACTGACAATGGATATAATAAAAAGGTGAATCATAAATTGTTCGAAAAAACTTCGTAGGGTTAGGTTAAACATTAAAATATCATTATACATACGATAGCTTTGTTCAATCATAACAAATAAAATTGTAATACAAAATGCTAAAAATAGATTGTATAGAAGTTTTGAGAATATTTGATTCATTTGATACCTTAAATGTATGAGAAATTAAAGGGAATATCATAGTTAAAAACTATTTAAATATTAATAAACAAATGACTTTAATCATAACATATATAATGTTTTGGTAAAATAAATGTTTTTATAGTTATAAAAAGGATAATATTGAATATTAAATACCAACTCAATCATTCACACGAAAAGTTTAAATCATTTTTATTAAATATTAAAGAGTATTTCAAAGAGAACTCACACACCATTCATAAAGCACGAAATGAACTTAAAGTCATTGAGTTTGAAGGTGTACAAACAGTCGTAAAAGCGTTTAAGATTCCTAATAAAATCAATCAAGTTGTATACGCCTATTTTCGAGACTCAAAAGCCAAGAAATCATATCAAAATGCAGTAAAGCTAAGAGAGTTAAATATCCAAACACCTACGCCTATTGGATATATAGAGTTTTATAAAATGGGACTGTTTAAAGAGAGTTTTTTTATCAGTGAAAAGCTAGACTATGAGTTTACTATTCGTGAGCCTTTACGAGATTTAAACTTTCCAGACCGAGAGCTTATCCTTAAAGAATTTGTTGCTTTTACGTATGATTTACATCAAAAAGAGGTTTTTCACAAAGATTACTCTGCAGGTAATATTTTGGTGGTTAAAAACGGCAGCGATTACAGTTTCAGTGTGGTAGATATCAATCGTATGCAGTTTAAACCAATGAGCGTCGAAGAGGGCTTAGATAACTTTGCAAAATTGTGGTTAGATGAAGAGAGTCTGTTATTGATTGCAAAAGAGTATGCACGACTTTCAAACACCCCTGAAGACAAAGCCATTTCTATACTTAAAGAGTGCGATGAGAAGCTCAAAGGTTTTGTGGAGTTTAAACGAAAAATCAGAGGTAAGAAGTAATGAATTTGCTTATCACTCGACATGACAAAATAGGGGACTTTGTTGTTACTCTGCCTCTGTTTAAAGCCATCAAAGAGCAATACCCCCAAACGAAACTCACAGCACTTGTAAGCAAAGTGAATTTTGAGTTTGCACAAAACATTGATTTTATCGATGATGTTATTTTGTTTGATAAAAACAACTTAGCACAAACCAAAGAGCTTATTAAAAGCAAAGAGTTTGATGCCAGCATCAGTGCTTATATTGATACTGCAGTTGGAAAACTTCTTTTTGGAAGTCGGATTAAAAAGCGAGTGGCACCTGCAACTAAAATTGCACAACTCTTTTTTAATAAACGTGTAAAGCAACGACGAAGTCAAGTAAAAAAAAGAGAGTGGGAGTATAATTTAGATTTAGGGCTAAAGCTTTTCCCCAATTTACAATTAACATTTACGAAGCCTTTATTAAATTTTGTTGAAGAGAAAACAAATCGAGTGGTATTTCATCCTGGTTTTGGTGGAAGCAGTGATGGAAATTTACGCTTAGATGATTATATTGCATTGGCTCGAAGTGTGGATAAGACAACTTATGAAGTTGTCTTTACTTTTGGTCCAGATGATGGGGCATCAAAAGAGTATATTCAAAACCGTATTGATTTTGAAGCCAAGCTTTTAGATTCAAAGATGTCTTTAGTAGAGTTTACCAAATATCTAAGTGCATCTGCTTTGTTTGTCAGTACTTCAACAGGTCCTATGCATCTTGCAGGGGCAGTCAATACTAAAACGCTCTCATTTTTTGGAGACTCGTTATTTGCCAGTGCAAAACGATGGGGTACTGTAAGTGAGGAAAGCAATCAAAATAACTTTATGATTCCTCAAAACTATAGCAAAGAACTTTACGGTGAAATAGAGTCATGCTTAAAAAAGGTTTTAGATGCAAAGTAAAGAGCTCTTTGAACTGATTTTAGACAAAGCCAATACAAAAGGTTTACTTGCACGACATCT
This genomic window from Candidatus Marinarcus aquaticus contains:
- the rfbH gene encoding lipopolysaccharide biosynthesis protein RfbH; its protein translation is MTKAEELKQDILNKTKEYYELVHKTKQNETFVEGTSRVNYAGRVFDEKEMCNLVDSSLDFWLTYGDYSKKFEKKLSEYLNVRWSFLVNSGSSANLLAFYTLTSPLLEDRQIKRGDEVITVAAGFPTTVAPIVQYGAVPVFVDMELDYFNIDTNELEKALSSKTKAVMIAHTLGNPFNIEAVKSFCDKHNLWLIEDNCDALGSMYKGRPTGTWGDIGTSSFYPPHHMTMGEGGATYTDNPLLKKIMLSLRDWGRDCWCESGVDNTCGKRFTQQFGSLPKGYDHKYVYSHFGFNLKVSDMQAAVGVAQLEKFPSFVEKRKVNYKKLYDGLKEIESIKLVEAQPESDPSWFGFMITLNDNASCTRNEVVEFLESNNIQTRNLFAGNMLRHPMFDTMKENVDYKVVGDLTNTDKIMNDSFWIGVYPGMSEEAINYMIKKIKEAIN
- a CDS encoding phosphoethanolamine transferase — encoded protein: MNQIFSKLLYNLFLAFCITILFVMIEQSYRMYNDILMFNLTLRSFFEQFMIHLFIISIVSRRAVLIVYFILALLVWFQLAHFAYFGTWIFPLEYYLFFTKFQETYDTFRTVLTIAIVPTVLFILLILSIHFLLKKRHDDNRLKVKFLSLFLIAFIIFVPLRVYVKDSKKGHRPNVEYYPIKNSIVNLGYLFGNILPKKISGHSGLEQPITPTPELLVKTPNINVVMIMGESLNRNFMSLYGYNVKTTPFLDSLKDNEHFIYKQGIASGVVTDVAVPSFFNIIKRPDGVPQIISTNTCLFKMAKNNGFQTYFYSSQAQDQLAQLKSYMCTKWIDNYKDGTTVTHSIDTPALDQFLIDQIDTIDFSKPTFLALQQRASHTPFIDTFPKEFELFTKQNNEESVLQNTIDYQNSIHYTDYILSQLIKKIEDKTDRPTYFIFTSDHASNVGDPNRNGHGRLDYDAIYQVPFFVYGINNAKSIKKKFSEFPYISHYQMGNVVSHLLGYKEAYNHFNKKEDYFVCDSDISGLSGILKLSFDEENKQIPTLIK
- a CDS encoding glycosyltransferase, whose protein sequence is MKKEKRVYIVGSLRGSSRARILLDYIASSPQYSFFYEDSHYFKVMGKNLLKKALFLPLRLMHTLNRFWHLVMSDIVYILPMGKISLFEIQFAHKCNKKIVYEFYISQYDTYVNDKQRVNEKSPKAKQLLKMDQYLVDYSTDIIFLNKSEQAYYSEVINRKEITAQTYTIPLVTETKEKASLPFVHEQTKKVTLCWWGSYIPLHGLSKIIEAAHFLKKENVNFELFLFGTSDKKAESYQKMIDELELNQHVFIDNNKSFSDKSLERFLLQRCDIAFGNFGDSKKAKVVMVNKAVEAVSMNIPVVSQPTQALVEFFTDKKDIYFCGSNPKEIADVIIEAIADKQKLLECSSSAYELFKQNFSKEAYIKIVATILK
- the rfbC gene encoding dTDP-4-dehydrorhamnose 3,5-epimerase gives rise to the protein MKIVDTPIEGLKILEPRVFEDTRGKFVKTFNQDFFKQNGLDLEFKETYFSISHKDVIRGMHFQTPPYDHVKVVYVPYGKILDVVLDIRKESKTYGEYFSTELSCENAKVLIIPKGLAHGFKSLEDNTNVTYMQTTGYAPNNDEGILYDSFGFDWECENPQCSQRDLAFKSFGEFETPFSKGQM
- a CDS encoding NAD-dependent epimerase/dehydratase family protein — its product is MKILVTGATGFIGQNLIDALVDLDHEVHCIVRANSDVSVLNSSVKIYRHSGEIECLQNYFKQEHFTGVIHLASLFLAVHQDKDIENLVDSNITFGVKLLEASVKSNVQWFINTGTFWQHFENQTYNPVNLYAASKEAFEVMAKYYSQTSNMIFTTIKLNDTFGPNDTRNKVFNLWAKIAKTGELLEMSEGEQIIDISYIEDVVRAYLLLIEHLMSDNQKSFNERSFVVTNSEKMTLKELSLIFEEATNSKLQIKWGGRPYRDREVMQPFNKGEVVPTWKPQFDLKTAIQKTVGENIL
- a CDS encoding lipopolysaccharide kinase InaA family protein; the encoded protein is MNIKYQLNHSHEKFKSFLLNIKEYFKENSHTIHKARNELKVIEFEGVQTVVKAFKIPNKINQVVYAYFRDSKAKKSYQNAVKLRELNIQTPTPIGYIEFYKMGLFKESFFISEKLDYEFTIREPLRDLNFPDRELILKEFVAFTYDLHQKEVFHKDYSAGNILVVKNGSDYSFSVVDINRMQFKPMSVEEGLDNFAKLWLDEESLLLIAKEYARLSNTPEDKAISILKECDEKLKGFVEFKRKIRGKK
- a CDS encoding glycosyltransferase family 9 protein translates to MNLLITRHDKIGDFVVTLPLFKAIKEQYPQTKLTALVSKVNFEFAQNIDFIDDVILFDKNNLAQTKELIKSKEFDASISAYIDTAVGKLLFGSRIKKRVAPATKIAQLFFNKRVKQRRSQVKKREWEYNLDLGLKLFPNLQLTFTKPLLNFVEEKTNRVVFHPGFGGSSDGNLRLDDYIALARSVDKTTYEVVFTFGPDDGASKEYIQNRIDFEAKLLDSKMSLVEFTKYLSASALFVSTSTGPMHLAGAVNTKTLSFFGDSLFASAKRWGTVSEESNQNNFMIPQNYSKELYGEIESCLKKVLDAK